The proteins below are encoded in one region of Conger conger chromosome 17, fConCon1.1, whole genome shotgun sequence:
- the LOC133116544 gene encoding mid1-interacting protein 1-B-like: protein MMQICDSYNQKHSLFNAMNRFIAAVNNMDQTVMVPSLLRDVPLQDEEEKVNSVRTAGNGPGAYLYDKDVYSYYVLLKSIRDDIEWGVFQREDRRKEKVDVTAVDLSRMEKEGDGEDLEKLFQYHLSGLHTVLSKLTRKANTLTNRYKQEIGISSWGH, encoded by the coding sequence ATGATGCAGATTTGCGACTCCTACAACCAGAAACACTCCCTTTTCAATGCCATGAATCGCTTTATTGCTGCAGTTAACAACATGGATCAGACCGTCATGGTACCCAGTCTTTTAAGAGATGTGCCATTGCAGGACGAAGAGGAGAAGGTAAATTCAGTCCGGACAGCTGGAAACGGACCGGGTGCCTACTTGTATGACAAGGACGTGTATAGTTACTACGTTTTGTTGAAGTCCATCAGAGACGATATCGAGTGGGGTGTGTTTCAGCGGGAGGATAGGAGGAAGGAGAAGGTCGACGTCACAGCAGTGGATCTCTCCAGAATGGAAAAGGAAGGTGATGGCGAGGACCTGGAGAAACTTTTCCAATACCATCTGAGCGGACTGCACACGGTTCTGTCCAAACTGACGCGGAAGGCGAACACCCTCACCAACAGATACAAGCAGGAAATCGGCATCAGTAGTTGGGGTCATTGA